In Xanthomonas sp. SI, the following are encoded in one genomic region:
- a CDS encoding dipeptidase, which translates to MKLHALGLSVSLALAAALPAHAVDFTKAELARATALQQRLLTLDSHLDTPANFERGDFDMMAAHAGNRLAQVDYPRMLDGALDGGFWAIYTGQGDRSKQAHLDDRDAGLQRLMAIHALLAAYPKQFGLATTPADAARIKAAGKRVVYLSMENASPLVADPTLLRFYYAQGLRLMSTAHFLNNEFADSATDPKGPEWQGLSPAGRDLVQQAQKLGIVIDQSHASDAVFDQLIALSPVPILLSHSGARAVHAHPRNIDDARLKVLAAHGGVIQMNSYGGYLIDNGAGPERKAAEEALIAKYGGWEHLQLADGLKLGEEMKALDAKYPVRRATLDDFFAHLEHVLALIGPEHVGIGMDWDGGGGVVGMEDVTDLPKITAWLLRKGYSEQQIAAIWGGNVLRVMQQAQDWAAAQRRAGST; encoded by the coding sequence ATGAAACTGCACGCCCTGGGTCTTTCCGTATCGTTGGCGCTGGCCGCGGCGCTGCCGGCGCATGCCGTCGACTTCACCAAAGCGGAACTGGCACGCGCTACCGCGCTGCAGCAGCGCCTGCTGACGCTGGATTCGCATCTGGATACGCCGGCCAATTTCGAGCGCGGCGATTTCGACATGATGGCCGCGCATGCCGGCAATCGCCTGGCGCAGGTGGACTATCCGCGCATGCTGGACGGCGCCCTGGACGGCGGCTTCTGGGCGATCTACACCGGCCAGGGCGACCGCAGTAAGCAAGCGCACCTGGACGATCGCGACGCCGGGTTGCAGCGCCTGATGGCGATCCACGCGCTGCTCGCGGCCTATCCAAAGCAGTTCGGCTTGGCCACCACGCCGGCCGATGCGGCGCGGATCAAGGCCGCCGGCAAGCGCGTGGTGTACCTGAGCATGGAGAACGCCAGCCCGCTGGTCGCCGATCCCACGCTGCTGCGCTTCTACTACGCGCAAGGCCTGCGGTTGATGAGCACGGCGCATTTCCTCAACAACGAGTTCGCCGATTCGGCCACCGATCCCAAGGGGCCGGAATGGCAGGGCTTGAGTCCTGCCGGGCGGGATCTGGTGCAGCAGGCGCAGAAGCTGGGCATCGTCATCGACCAGTCGCATGCCTCCGATGCGGTGTTCGATCAGCTGATCGCGCTGTCGCCGGTGCCGATCCTGCTCTCGCACAGCGGCGCGCGCGCGGTGCACGCGCATCCGCGCAACATCGACGATGCGCGATTGAAGGTGCTGGCGGCGCACGGCGGGGTGATCCAGATGAATTCCTACGGCGGATACCTGATCGACAACGGTGCCGGCCCCGAGCGCAAGGCCGCCGAGGAAGCATTGATCGCCAAATACGGCGGCTGGGAGCATCTGCAGCTGGCCGACGGGCTCAAGCTCGGCGAAGAGATGAAGGCGCTGGACGCCAAGTATCCGGTGCGGCGGGCGACGCTGGACGACTTCTTTGCGCACCTGGAGCACGTGCTGGCGCTGATCGGCCCCGAGCACGTGGGCATCGGCATGGACTGGGATGGCGGTGGCGGCGTGGTCGGCATGGAGGACGTGACCGACCTGCCCAAGATCACCGCCTGGTTGCTGCGCAAGGGCTACAGCGAGCAGCAGATCGCCGCCATCTGGGGCGGCAACGTGCTGCGGGTGATGCAGCAGGCGCAGGACTGGGCGGCGGCGCAGCGGCGCGCCGGGTCTACCTGA
- a CDS encoding glycerate kinase codes for MKIVIAPDSFKESLSALEAATQIEAGFREVFPAWSYVKVPVADGGEGTVAALVAATGGRVVGRTVTGPLGAPVEAFFGITGDGRTGIVEMAAASGLALVPAGRRDPLAATSYGVGELLLAALDAGARKLIVGVGGSASNDGGAGMTQALGVRLLDAHGRALDAGVGGGALARLARIDASGLDPRLRQCAIEVACDVDNPLTGPAGASAVFGPQKGATPALVAQLDANLQHYARVIETDLGIALAGLPGGGAGGGLGAALVAFLGAQLRPGADIVAEALGLDALVADADLVITGEGRLDRQSVHGKTPLGVARIARRHGKPVVAIAGGLGAGAELLHAHGIDAMFGAVQRACTLEQALAEAAANLRLAARNVAEAIRIGRGLGR; via the coding sequence ATGAAGATCGTCATCGCCCCGGATTCGTTCAAGGAAAGCCTGTCGGCGCTGGAGGCGGCCACGCAGATCGAGGCGGGGTTTCGCGAAGTGTTCCCGGCGTGGAGCTACGTCAAGGTGCCGGTCGCCGACGGCGGCGAGGGCACGGTCGCGGCGCTGGTCGCGGCCACCGGCGGCCGCGTCGTCGGGCGCACGGTGACCGGGCCGCTGGGCGCGCCGGTCGAAGCCTTCTTCGGCATCACCGGCGATGGCCGCACCGGCATCGTCGAAATGGCCGCGGCGAGCGGGCTGGCGCTGGTGCCGGCGGGCCGCCGCGACCCGCTCGCCGCCACCAGCTACGGCGTCGGCGAACTGCTCTTGGCAGCGCTGGATGCCGGCGCGCGCAAGCTCATCGTCGGTGTCGGCGGTAGCGCCAGCAACGACGGTGGCGCCGGCATGACGCAGGCGCTGGGCGTGCGCCTGCTCGACGCGCACGGCCGTGCGCTGGACGCCGGCGTGGGCGGTGGCGCACTGGCGAGGCTGGCGCGGATCGATGCCAGCGGCCTGGATCCGCGCTTGCGACAGTGCGCGATCGAGGTCGCCTGCGATGTCGACAATCCGCTGACCGGGCCGGCGGGCGCTTCGGCGGTGTTCGGGCCGCAGAAGGGCGCCACCCCGGCGCTGGTCGCCCAGCTCGACGCCAACCTGCAGCACTACGCCAGGGTCATCGAAACCGACCTCGGTATCGCGCTCGCCGGGTTGCCCGGTGGCGGGGCCGGCGGCGGTCTGGGGGCTGCGCTGGTCGCGTTCCTCGGCGCGCAGCTGCGCCCGGGCGCGGACATCGTCGCCGAGGCGCTGGGGCTGGACGCGCTGGTGGCCGATGCCGACCTGGTGATCACCGGCGAGGGCCGCCTCGACCGCCAGAGCGTCCACGGCAAGACCCCGCTCGGTGTGGCCCGTATCGCCAGACGCCACGGCAAGCCGGTGGTCGCGATCGCCGGCGGGCTGGGGGCCGGCGCCGAGCTTCTGCATGCGCACGGCATCGACGCGATGTTCGGTGCAGTGCAGCGCGCCTGCACGCTGGAGCAGGCGCTGGCCGAGGCCGCGGCGAACCTGCGCCTGGCGGCCAGGAACGTGGCCGAGGCGATCAGGATCGGGCGCGGCCTGGGGCGCTGA
- a CDS encoding DUF2628 domain-containing protein — translation MSTQNLPERAPLSPKWQFRFDFFDRHGGPASPGFKPAFKALPSFGDRLKINMNFFAFFFGWIYFFILGLWRKAIVLIGISLLIGVLSFFLPRMVVNGLGVAYSVLVGMIANYAYYLEVKKGSTSWNPFEGMRWW, via the coding sequence ATGAGTACCCAGAACCTCCCCGAGCGCGCGCCGCTCAGCCCGAAGTGGCAGTTCCGCTTCGACTTCTTCGACCGCCACGGCGGGCCTGCCTCGCCCGGCTTCAAGCCGGCGTTCAAGGCGCTGCCGTCGTTCGGCGACCGCCTGAAGATCAACATGAACTTCTTCGCGTTCTTCTTCGGCTGGATCTACTTCTTCATCCTCGGCCTGTGGCGCAAGGCGATCGTGCTGATCGGCATCTCGCTGCTGATCGGCGTGCTGTCGTTCTTCCTGCCGCGAATGGTCGTCAACGGCCTGGGCGTGGCCTATTCGGTGCTGGTCGGCATGATCGCCAACTACGCCTACTACCTGGAAGTGAAGAAGGGCAGCACCAGCTGGAACCCCTTCGAAGGCATGCGCTGGTGGTAA
- a CDS encoding MFS transporter: MSPHASQADAAPAGLSSGLIALFAAACGLAVANIYFSQPLIGIIAPELRLHAGLAGLIVALTQLGYGAGLLLLVPLADVAENRRLAILLLGGVVLGLVGIGLSQSAAGFLIGSFVVGVCAVATQILVPFASHLAPEASRGRVVGTVMGGLLAGIMLARPFSSFVAASLGWRAVFFLSAGMMLLLMAVLRWRLPQRRPAQRASYAAVLASLPRLYAATPLLRRRAFYQGMMFAAFNVFWTGSPLLLAQSFGMDQRHIALFALAGAAGALVAPLAGRMADRGWTRPATGWALAAAALSFGIGAWAAHAHALLWLVVAALVLDAAVQVCQVLSLRSIYMLAPEQRGRLNGLFMTSVFVCGATGSLLAAAVFAYAGWPGLSLLGAGFGAAALLFYFSEFRRAAVPAR, translated from the coding sequence ATGTCCCCACACGCTTCCCAGGCCGATGCGGCACCCGCCGGCCTGTCCTCCGGCCTGATCGCGCTGTTCGCCGCCGCTTGCGGCCTGGCGGTGGCCAACATCTATTTCTCGCAACCGCTGATCGGCATCATCGCGCCGGAGTTGCGCCTGCATGCGGGCCTGGCCGGGCTGATCGTGGCGCTGACCCAGCTCGGCTACGGTGCCGGCCTGCTGTTGCTGGTGCCGCTGGCCGATGTGGCCGAGAACCGGCGCCTGGCGATCCTGCTGCTGGGCGGAGTGGTGCTGGGCCTGGTCGGCATCGGCCTGTCGCAGTCGGCGGCGGGCTTCCTGATCGGCTCGTTCGTGGTCGGCGTGTGTGCGGTAGCCACGCAGATCCTGGTGCCGTTCGCCTCGCACCTGGCGCCGGAGGCCAGCCGCGGCCGCGTGGTCGGCACGGTGATGGGCGGGCTGCTGGCCGGGATCATGCTGGCGCGTCCGTTCTCCAGCTTCGTCGCCGCCAGCCTGGGCTGGCGCGCGGTGTTCTTCCTGTCCGCCGGCATGATGCTGCTGCTGATGGCGGTGTTGCGCTGGCGCCTGCCGCAGCGCCGGCCCGCGCAGCGCGCGTCCTACGCCGCGGTGCTGGCCTCGCTGCCGCGGCTGTATGCCGCCACGCCGCTGTTGCGCCGGCGCGCGTTCTACCAGGGCATGATGTTCGCCGCGTTCAACGTGTTCTGGACCGGTTCGCCGCTGCTTCTGGCGCAGTCCTTCGGCATGGACCAGCGGCACATCGCGCTGTTCGCGCTGGCCGGCGCCGCCGGCGCCCTGGTCGCGCCGCTGGCCGGGCGCATGGCCGACCGCGGCTGGACCCGCCCGGCCACCGGCTGGGCGCTGGCCGCCGCGGCGTTGTCGTTCGGCATCGGCGCCTGGGCCGCGCACGCGCATGCGCTGCTGTGGCTGGTGGTCGCCGCGCTGGTGCTGGATGCGGCGGTACAGGTGTGCCAGGTGCTGAGCCTGCGCAGCATCTACATGCTGGCGCCGGAGCAGCGTGGCCGCCTCAACGGCCTGTTCATGACCTCGGTGTTCGTGTGCGGCGCCACCGGTTCGTTGCTGGCCGCGGCGGTCTTCGCCTATGCCGGCTGGCCGGGGCTGTCGCTGCTGGGTGCCGGCTTCGGTGCGGCGGCGCTGCTGTTCTACTTCAGCGAATTCAGGCGGGCGGCGGTGCCGGCGCGTTGA
- a CDS encoding antitoxin of toxin-antitoxin stability system — protein MKLESELRDEFVAEAEAVHRPASQVLRELMREFVQRQRESREHEAFLRSKVEAGRRSMQAGQGRPNDEVEAEFAARRAGVTRNG, from the coding sequence ATGAAGCTTGAGTCCGAATTGCGCGACGAATTCGTCGCCGAGGCCGAGGCGGTGCATCGGCCGGCGTCGCAGGTGCTGCGTGAACTGATGCGTGAGTTCGTGCAACGCCAGCGCGAATCGCGCGAGCACGAGGCGTTCCTGCGCAGCAAGGTGGAGGCCGGTCGCAGATCGATGCAGGCGGGACAGGGGCGACCGAACGACGAGGTCGAGGCTGAGTTCGCCGCGCGACGGGCGGGCGTGACGCGCAACGGATGA
- a CDS encoding type II toxin-antitoxin system RelE/ParE family toxin translates to MKVVWTPEAQQDRVDIWKYVAADNQGAAVRLDELFSEAALTLERYAMLGRPGRIAGTRELIPHEHYCLVYEIDGETVWILALIHTARLWPPVRD, encoded by the coding sequence ATGAAGGTCGTCTGGACGCCAGAGGCACAGCAGGATCGTGTCGATATCTGGAAGTATGTTGCGGCCGATAACCAGGGGGCGGCCGTTCGCTTGGACGAATTATTCAGCGAGGCGGCCCTTACCTTGGAGCGGTACGCCATGCTCGGTCGACCCGGAAGAATCGCCGGCACCCGCGAACTGATCCCGCATGAGCACTATTGCCTGGTCTACGAAATAGACGGCGAAACGGTGTGGATACTGGCCTTGATCCACACCGCGCGCCTGTGGCCACCCGTGCGGGATTGA
- a CDS encoding DUF6882 domain-containing protein codes for MTPSFQTLLARHIGSAFARQMALADLLGERGWRLDLAEGVAHFGDDLHFPVQLLGSAAEDSASWLWAWANTASNLPEYLLVAANALRERGERDGPAELATASLPLEDDGHTLALLAAALSARCYYRGPYRGGALFFLVDDVPATVFAPCDDPRVLSLLGQLIAQFPLDHRAMTEGFLDDQGYALQRESEQTVATRGGSRITLGFDALDRLTQLQGTLAPQQTPTAAASKPAPKWQFWKK; via the coding sequence ATGACGCCGTCCTTCCAGACCCTGCTGGCGCGCCACATCGGCAGCGCCTTCGCCCGGCAGATGGCGCTGGCCGACCTGCTCGGCGAACGCGGCTGGCGCCTGGATCTGGCCGAAGGCGTTGCGCACTTCGGCGACGACCTGCACTTCCCGGTGCAATTGCTGGGCAGCGCCGCCGAGGACAGCGCCAGTTGGCTGTGGGCCTGGGCCAACACCGCCAGCAACCTGCCCGAGTACCTGCTGGTCGCGGCGAACGCGCTGCGCGAGCGTGGCGAGCGCGATGGTCCGGCCGAACTAGCCACGGCCTCGCTGCCGCTCGAAGACGACGGCCACACGCTGGCCCTGCTCGCCGCTGCGCTGAGCGCGCGCTGCTACTACCGCGGCCCGTACCGCGGCGGCGCGCTGTTCTTCCTGGTCGACGACGTTCCGGCAACGGTGTTCGCGCCTTGCGACGACCCGCGTGTGCTCAGCCTGCTCGGACAATTGATCGCGCAGTTCCCGCTCGACCACCGCGCGATGACCGAGGGCTTTCTCGACGACCAGGGCTATGCGCTGCAGCGCGAATCCGAGCAGACGGTGGCCACGCGCGGCGGCAGCCGGATCACGCTTGGCTTCGATGCGCTGGATCGCTTGACCCAATTGCAAGGCACCCTGGCGCCGCAGCAAACCCCCACGGCGGCGGCGAGCAAGCCGGCGCCGAAGTGGCAGTTCTGGAAAAAGTAA
- a CDS encoding amino acid permease: MSFLFRRKSLDLVTVHEAGRRLVPTLSWPHLVALGIGAIVGTGIYTLIGVGADKAGPAVLVSFAVAGAICACAALAYAEMATMMPAAGSAYTYSYIALGESIAWVVGWSLILEYSLVVSTVAVGWSGYFVGFLQWLGVQMPHALVAGPHAGGIVNLPAVVITFLVAGMLMAGTKESATLNAVLVLLKIVALGVFVAIALPAFNSENLQPFMPYGFPKTLGGDGVERGVMAAAAIIFFAFYGFDAISTAAEETKNPGRDLSIGIIGSMVGCTLIYVLVALAAVGAMSFTVFGKSSEPLALILRELGHGQAAAAIGIVAVIALPTVLLAFLYGQSRIFFVMSRDGLLPRGLSKVSARTGTPVATTLFTAILVAALAGVARLDEIAALANAGTLAAFIAVAACLLVLRVREPGRERKFRTPLAWVVAPLAIGGCLYLFWSLPHTTQKWFALWNAIGVVVYLLYGRRHSLLRRGETQQ, encoded by the coding sequence ATGTCGTTCCTGTTCCGGCGCAAGTCGCTCGATCTGGTCACCGTCCACGAAGCCGGGCGCCGGCTGGTGCCCACGCTGAGCTGGCCGCACCTGGTGGCGCTGGGCATCGGCGCGATCGTCGGCACCGGCATCTACACCCTGATCGGGGTCGGCGCCGACAAGGCCGGGCCCGCGGTGCTGGTGTCGTTCGCGGTGGCCGGGGCGATCTGCGCCTGCGCCGCGCTGGCCTACGCGGAGATGGCGACGATGATGCCGGCCGCCGGCAGCGCCTACACCTACAGCTACATCGCGCTCGGCGAGAGCATCGCCTGGGTGGTCGGCTGGAGCCTGATCCTGGAGTACTCGCTGGTGGTCAGCACGGTGGCGGTGGGATGGTCGGGCTACTTCGTCGGCTTCCTGCAATGGCTGGGCGTGCAGATGCCGCATGCGCTGGTCGCCGGACCGCATGCCGGCGGCATCGTGAACCTGCCAGCGGTGGTGATCACCTTCCTGGTCGCGGGCATGCTGATGGCCGGCACCAAGGAGAGCGCCACGCTCAACGCGGTGCTGGTGTTGCTCAAGATCGTGGCGCTGGGCGTGTTCGTCGCCATCGCGCTGCCGGCCTTCAACAGCGAGAACCTGCAGCCGTTCATGCCGTACGGATTCCCCAAGACGCTGGGCGGCGATGGCGTGGAGCGCGGGGTGATGGCGGCGGCGGCGATCATCTTCTTCGCCTTCTACGGCTTCGATGCGATTTCCACCGCGGCCGAGGAAACCAAGAATCCCGGGCGCGACCTGTCGATCGGCATCATCGGCTCGATGGTCGGCTGCACGCTGATCTACGTGCTGGTGGCGCTGGCCGCGGTGGGCGCGATGAGCTTCACCGTGTTCGGCAAGAGCTCCGAGCCGCTGGCGCTGATCCTGCGCGAACTGGGCCATGGCCAGGCAGCCGCGGCGATCGGAATCGTCGCGGTGATCGCACTGCCGACGGTGCTGCTGGCGTTCCTGTACGGGCAGAGCCGGATCTTCTTCGTGATGTCGCGCGACGGGCTGCTGCCGCGCGGCCTGTCCAAGGTCAGCGCGCGCACCGGCACGCCGGTGGCGACCACGCTGTTCACCGCGATCCTGGTGGCGGCGCTGGCCGGCGTGGCGCGGCTGGACGAGATCGCCGCGCTGGCCAACGCCGGCACCCTGGCCGCGTTCATCGCGGTCGCCGCGTGCCTGCTGGTGCTGCGCGTGCGCGAGCCCGGCCGCGAGCGCAAGTTCCGCACGCCGCTGGCGTGGGTGGTCGCACCGCTGGCGATCGGCGGCTGCCTGTACCTGTTCTGGAGCCTGCCGCACACTACGCAGAAATGGTTCGCGCTGTGGAACGCGATCGGCGTGGTCGTCTATCTGCTCTACGGGCGACGCCACAGCCTGCTGCGGCGCGGGGAAACGCAGCAATGA
- a CDS encoding response regulator: MNLPLPEQRPVVYLIDDDASIRAALEDLFASVDLHVHAFGSSREFLLHDLADVPSCMVLDIRMPGQSGMEFHRQLLEAGLNLPTIFITGHGDIAMSVEAMKNGAIEFLTKPFRDQDLLDAIQHGIARDRERRQREAALAELRDRWATLTAGEQEVTRLVVQGLLNKQVAARLQLSEITVKVRRGQAMRKMKAGSLAELVRLAERIGL, from the coding sequence ATGAACCTGCCGCTTCCCGAACAGCGCCCGGTGGTGTATCTGATCGACGACGACGCCTCGATCCGCGCCGCGCTGGAAGACCTGTTCGCCTCGGTGGACCTGCACGTGCACGCGTTCGGGTCCAGCCGCGAGTTCCTGCTGCACGACCTGGCCGACGTACCCAGCTGCATGGTGCTGGACATCCGCATGCCCGGGCAGAGCGGCATGGAATTCCACCGGCAGCTGTTGGAGGCCGGGCTGAACCTGCCGACCATCTTCATCACCGGCCACGGCGACATCGCGATGAGCGTGGAAGCGATGAAGAACGGCGCGATCGAATTCCTGACCAAGCCGTTCCGCGACCAGGACCTGCTCGACGCGATCCAGCACGGCATCGCCCGCGACCGCGAGCGCCGCCAGCGCGAGGCTGCGCTCGCCGAACTGCGCGACCGCTGGGCGACGCTGACCGCGGGCGAGCAGGAGGTGACCCGGCTGGTGGTGCAGGGGTTGTTGAACAAGCAGGTCGCCGCGCGGCTGCAGCTCAGCGAGATCACGGTCAAGGTGCGGCGCGGCCAGGCGATGCGCAAGATGAAAGCCGGGTCGCTCGCCGAACTGGTGCGGCTGGCCGAGCGGATCGGGTTGTAG
- a CDS encoding ATP-binding protein, whose protein sequence is MTPMTRCFTSLSPHRRLLALAALLLALGAIFAADTLTDYGVAAALFYTVVILFAVRLLTRAGMLLLAGACIVLIVLSFQLSSAGAYRVGVINSAISIAVVAVTTSIAVQMERAKAAAHEAQAQLLRLARARSLGSLTASIAHEVNQPLAAIVTSGNACQRWLGQQPPNLERAQAALQRILDDANRASEVIARIRSLSKGEAPRKSAFDLNAAVLDVLALSRGELERNAIAVRMELAPALPPVLADRVQIQQVVVNLLLNAMEAMAHTPADARSIWVGTAQEDAGSLRLTVADAGVGLSTETQARLFDAFWTTKPDGIGIGLSISRSIVEASGGRIWAAPRSPCGAVFGVCLPIAKPGARP, encoded by the coding sequence ATGACGCCGATGACCCGCTGCTTCACTTCGCTCTCGCCGCATCGCCGCCTGCTCGCGCTGGCGGCGCTGCTGCTGGCGCTGGGCGCGATCTTCGCTGCCGATACGCTGACCGATTACGGGGTGGCCGCCGCGTTGTTCTACACGGTGGTGATCCTGTTCGCGGTGCGGTTGCTCACCCGCGCGGGCATGCTGCTGCTCGCCGGCGCCTGCATCGTGCTGATCGTGCTCAGCTTCCAGCTCAGCTCCGCCGGCGCGTACCGGGTGGGCGTGATCAACTCGGCCATCAGCATCGCGGTGGTGGCGGTGACCACGTCCATCGCGGTGCAGATGGAACGCGCCAAGGCGGCCGCGCATGAAGCGCAGGCGCAACTGCTGCGTCTGGCGCGCGCGCGCAGCCTGGGCAGCCTGACCGCCTCCATCGCGCACGAGGTCAACCAGCCGCTGGCCGCGATCGTCACCAGCGGCAATGCTTGCCAGCGCTGGCTGGGCCAGCAGCCGCCGAACCTGGAGCGGGCGCAGGCGGCGTTGCAGCGGATCCTCGACGACGCCAACCGCGCCAGCGAGGTGATCGCGCGCATCCGCAGCCTCAGCAAGGGCGAGGCGCCGCGCAAGAGCGCGTTCGACCTCAACGCCGCGGTGCTGGACGTGCTGGCGCTGTCGCGCGGCGAGCTGGAGCGCAACGCCATCGCGGTGCGGATGGAACTGGCGCCGGCGCTGCCGCCGGTGCTGGCCGATCGGGTGCAGATCCAGCAGGTGGTGGTGAATCTGTTGTTGAACGCGATGGAAGCGATGGCGCACACGCCGGCCGATGCGCGGTCGATCTGGGTCGGCACCGCGCAGGAGGATGCGGGGTCGCTGCGGCTGACCGTGGCCGATGCCGGCGTCGGCCTGTCGACCGAGACGCAGGCGCGCCTGTTCGACGCGTTCTGGACCACCAAGCCCGACGGCATCGGGATCGGCCTGAGCATCAGCCGCAGCATCGTCGAAGCCAGCGGCGGGCGCATCTGGGCCGCGCCGCGCAGTCCGTGCGGCGCGGTGTTCGGCGTCTGCCTGCCGATCGCAAAACCAGGAGCACGCCCATGA
- a CDS encoding MgtC/SapB family protein, which translates to MEALRLFNLASLLDTLVSLSTAFALGAVIGFERQVRQRTAGLRTNTLVAVGAAIFVSLGDRLFEIHGGTQGAVQVVAYVVSGIGFLGAGAIMKEGANVTGLNTAATLWGSGAVGACAGAGLVAEAVLAAVFVLLSNTLLRPVVNRINRRPLEESSIEATYVFYVICARGVHGAVRERLIELLEAAHYPAREVDQHPFGQHDVEIAATLYATAVRAEELDTVIQHLEGEPGVQQAFWNAGAEG; encoded by the coding sequence ATGGAAGCGCTGCGCCTGTTCAATCTCGCCTCGCTGCTCGACACCCTGGTGAGCCTGTCCACCGCCTTCGCGCTGGGCGCGGTCATCGGCTTCGAGCGGCAGGTGCGGCAGCGCACCGCCGGCCTGCGCACCAACACCCTGGTCGCGGTCGGCGCGGCCATCTTCGTCTCGCTCGGCGACCGCCTGTTCGAGATCCATGGCGGCACCCAGGGCGCGGTGCAGGTGGTGGCCTACGTGGTCTCCGGCATCGGCTTCCTCGGTGCCGGCGCGATCATGAAGGAAGGCGCCAATGTCACCGGCCTGAACACCGCGGCCACGCTGTGGGGGTCGGGCGCGGTCGGCGCCTGCGCCGGCGCCGGGCTGGTCGCCGAGGCGGTACTGGCGGCGGTGTTCGTGCTGCTCAGCAACACCTTGCTGCGCCCGGTGGTGAACCGGATCAACCGCCGGCCGCTGGAGGAATCCTCGATCGAGGCGACCTACGTGTTCTACGTGATCTGCGCCCGCGGCGTGCACGGTGCGGTGCGCGAGCGGCTGATCGAGCTGCTGGAAGCCGCCCACTACCCGGCGCGCGAGGTGGACCAGCATCCGTTCGGCCAGCACGACGTGGAGATCGCCGCGACGCTGTACGCGACCGCGGTGCGCGCCGAAGAGCTGGATACGGTGATCCAGCACCTGGAAGGCGAACCCGGTGTACAACAGGCGTTCTGGAACGCCGGGGCCGAAGGCTGA
- a CDS encoding glutathione S-transferase, translating to MLTLYGKSSSINVRKVLWLCAELDLAIEQLPYGAGFAEVDTPEFRALNPNAMVPVLRDGDFVLWESNSICRYLAARQQRADLLPTAPQARATVEQWMDWQAELNNAWRYAFMALVRDSPAHRDAQALAQGVAGWHRHMGILDAQLQRTGAYAAGADFTVADIVLGLSTQRWMATPMSRPPLPAVTAYYERLSARPGFLAHGRNGMP from the coding sequence ATGCTCACCCTCTACGGCAAATCCTCTTCGATCAACGTGCGCAAGGTGCTGTGGCTGTGCGCGGAACTGGACCTGGCGATCGAGCAGCTGCCCTACGGCGCCGGCTTCGCTGAGGTGGACACGCCGGAATTCCGCGCGTTGAACCCGAACGCGATGGTACCGGTGCTGCGCGATGGCGACTTCGTGCTGTGGGAATCCAACAGCATCTGCCGCTACCTGGCGGCGCGCCAGCAGCGCGCGGACCTGCTGCCGACCGCGCCGCAGGCGCGGGCAACGGTCGAGCAGTGGATGGACTGGCAGGCCGAACTCAACAACGCATGGCGCTACGCGTTCATGGCGCTGGTCCGCGACAGCCCCGCGCATCGCGATGCGCAGGCGCTGGCGCAGGGCGTGGCCGGTTGGCACCGGCACATGGGCATTCTCGACGCGCAGCTGCAGCGCACCGGCGCCTACGCGGCGGGCGCGGACTTCACCGTGGCCGACATCGTGCTCGGCCTGTCCACCCAGCGCTGGATGGCCACGCCGATGTCGCGGCCGCCGCTGCCGGCGGTGACCGCGTACTACGAACGCCTGTCGGCACGACCGGGCTTTCTGGCGCACGGACGCAACGGCATGCCGTAG